One region of Salvelinus sp. IW2-2015 linkage group LG6.1, ASM291031v2, whole genome shotgun sequence genomic DNA includes:
- the rack1 gene encoding small ribosomal subunit protein RACK1 translates to MTEQMTVRGTLKGHNGWVTQIATTPQFPDMILSASRDKSIIMWKLTRDETNYGIPQRALKGHSHFVSDVVISSDGQFALSGSWDGTLRLWDLTTGTTTRRFVGHTKDVLSVAFSADNRQIVSGSRDKTIKLWNTLGVCKYTIQDESHSEWVSCVRFSPNSSNPIIVSCGWDKMVKVWNLANCKLKTNHIGHTGYLNTVTVSPDGSLCASGGKDGQAMLWDLNEGKHLYTLDSGDNINALCFSPNRYWLCAATGPSIKIWDLEGKIIVDELRQEVISTNSKAEPPQCTSLAWSADGQTLFAGYTDNLIRVWQVTIGTR, encoded by the exons ATGACTGAGCAGATGACAGTAAGGGGCACCCTGAAGGGGCACAATGGTTGGGTCACCCAGATCGCGACTACCCCTCAGTTTCCCGATATGATTCTGTCTGCATCCCGAG ATAAGTCTATCATTATGTGGAAGCTGACTCGTGACGAGACCAACTATGGCATCCCCCAGCGTGCCCTGAAGGGACACTCTCACTTTGTGAGTGATGTGGTCATCTCCTCAGATGGACAGTTTGCCCTGTCCGGGTCCTGGGATGGGACGCTCCGCCTTTGGGATCTCACCAC TGGCACCACCACCCGTCGCTTTGTGGGCCACACCAAGGACGTCCTGAGTGTGGCTTTCTCTGCCGACAACCGGCAGATCGTGTCTGGCTCTCGGGACAAGACCATCAAGCTGTGGAACACCCTGGGAGTCTGCAAGTACACCATCCAGGATGAGAGCCACTCTGAGTGGGTGTCCTGCGTGCGCTTTTCCCCCAACAGCAGCAACCCCATCATTGTCTCCTGTGGTTGGGACAAGATGGTCAAG GTGTGGAACCTGGCCAACTGCAAGCTGAAGACTAACCACATTGGCCACACTGGCTACCTGAATACAGTGACCGTCTCTCCTGATGGCTCTCTCTGCGCTTCTGGTGGAAAG GACGGTCAGGCCATGCTGTGGGACCTGAACGAGGGCAAGCACCTGTACACCCTAGACAGTGGTGACAACATAAACGCCCTCTGCTTCAGCCCCAACCGCTACTGGCTCTGTGCTGCCACCGGCCCCAGCATCAAGATCTGG GATCTGGAGGGTAAGATCATTGTGGatgagctgagacaggaggttaTCAGCACCAACAGTAAGGCCGAGCCCCCACAGTGCACCTCTCTGGCCTGGTCTGCTGATGGACAG ACCCTGTTTGCTGGCTACACGGATAACCTGATCAGAGTGTGGCAGGTTACCATCGGAACCCGATAA
- the LOC111965380 gene encoding heterogeneous nuclear ribonucleoprotein A/B isoform X2 — translation MSDTEQQFMETSENGHEGEDDFSGAKTADGTEETEILNKGEEETEACIEDEAAVEGEDSQNGATEGEGGQINASKGEEDAGKMFVGGLSWDTSKKDLKDYFSKFGEVTDCTIKMDQQTGRSRGFGFILFKEAVSVDKVLEQKEHRLDGRQIDPKKAMAMKKEPVKKIFVGGLNPDTDKEVIQEYFGTFGEIETIELPQDPKTEKRRGFVFITYKDETPVKKVLEKKFHNVSGSKCEIKIAQPKEVYQQQQYGGRGGGGGGGGGGGGGGRGRGRGGQGQNWNQGGGYNNYWNQGYGNQGYGYGGQQGYGGYGGYGNYDYSAGYYGYGGGYDYSLK, via the exons ATGTCTGACACCGAGCAACAGTTTATGGAAACATCAGAAAACGGCCACGAAGGCGAGGATGATTTTAGCGGCGCAAAGACAGCCGATGGAACGGAAGAGACCGAAATCCTGAATAAAGGCGAGGAAGAGACCGAAGCCTGCATAGAAGACGAGGCGGCAGTAGAGGGAGAAGATTCGCAAAATGGTGCCACTGAAGGCGAAGGCGGGCAGATCAACGCCAGCAAAGGCGAGGAGGATGCAGG GAAAATGTTTGTTGGAGGACTTAGCTGGGACACAAGTAAGAAAGATCTTAAAGATTATTTCTCTAAATTCGGTGAAGTGACGGACTGCACCATAAAGATGGACCAGCAGACAGGCCGGTCAAGAGGCTTTGGCTTTATTCTATTCAAAGAAGCAGTCAGTGTAGACAAG GTTTTGGAACAGAAGGAACACCGGCTTGACGGACGACAGATCGACCCCAAGAAGGCCATGGCTATGAAGAAGGAACCCGTAAAGAAAATCTTTGTTGGTGGCCTCAACCCAGACACAGACAAGGAAGTTATCCAGGAGTACTTTGGAACCTTTGGCGAG ATCGAGACAATTGAGCTTCCACAGGACCCAAAGACGGAAAAGAGAAGGGGGTTTGTGTTCATCACGTATAAGGATGAAACTCCTGTCAAAAAAGTGCTAGAAAAGAAATTCCATAACGTCAGTGGAAGCAAG TGTGAGATTAAAATAGCACAGCCCAAAGAAGTGTACCAGCAGCAGCAATATGGAGGccgtggaggtggtggtggtggtggtggaggaggaggaggaggaggaaggggcagGGGCCGTGGAG GTCAGGGCCAGAATTGGAACCAAGGTGGCGGATACAACAACTACTGGAACCAGGGCTATGGTAACCAGGGCTACGGCTACGGTGGACAGCAAGGCTACGGCGGATATGGAGGCTACGGCAACTACGACTACTCCGCTGGATACTATGGCTATGGGGGTGGCTACGACTACA GTCTTAAGTAA
- the LOC111965380 gene encoding heterogeneous nuclear ribonucleoprotein A/B isoform X1 has translation MSDTEQQFMETSENGHEGEDDFSGAKTADGTEETEILNKGEEETEACIEDEAAVEGEDSQNGATEGEGGQINASKGEEDAGKMFVGGLSWDTSKKDLKDYFSKFGEVTDCTIKMDQQTGRSRGFGFILFKEAVSVDKVLEQKEHRLDGRQIDPKKAMAMKKEPVKKIFVGGLNPDTDKEVIQEYFGTFGEIETIELPQDPKTEKRRGFVFITYKDETPVKKVLEKKFHNVSGSKCEIKIAQPKEVYQQQQYGGRGGGGGGGGGGGGGGRGRGRGGQGQNWNQGGGYNNYWNQGYGNQGYGYGGQQGYGGYGGYGNYDYSAGYYGYGGGYDYNQGNAGYGKTPRRGGHQSSYKPY, from the exons ATGTCTGACACCGAGCAACAGTTTATGGAAACATCAGAAAACGGCCACGAAGGCGAGGATGATTTTAGCGGCGCAAAGACAGCCGATGGAACGGAAGAGACCGAAATCCTGAATAAAGGCGAGGAAGAGACCGAAGCCTGCATAGAAGACGAGGCGGCAGTAGAGGGAGAAGATTCGCAAAATGGTGCCACTGAAGGCGAAGGCGGGCAGATCAACGCCAGCAAAGGCGAGGAGGATGCAGG GAAAATGTTTGTTGGAGGACTTAGCTGGGACACAAGTAAGAAAGATCTTAAAGATTATTTCTCTAAATTCGGTGAAGTGACGGACTGCACCATAAAGATGGACCAGCAGACAGGCCGGTCAAGAGGCTTTGGCTTTATTCTATTCAAAGAAGCAGTCAGTGTAGACAAG GTTTTGGAACAGAAGGAACACCGGCTTGACGGACGACAGATCGACCCCAAGAAGGCCATGGCTATGAAGAAGGAACCCGTAAAGAAAATCTTTGTTGGTGGCCTCAACCCAGACACAGACAAGGAAGTTATCCAGGAGTACTTTGGAACCTTTGGCGAG ATCGAGACAATTGAGCTTCCACAGGACCCAAAGACGGAAAAGAGAAGGGGGTTTGTGTTCATCACGTATAAGGATGAAACTCCTGTCAAAAAAGTGCTAGAAAAGAAATTCCATAACGTCAGTGGAAGCAAG TGTGAGATTAAAATAGCACAGCCCAAAGAAGTGTACCAGCAGCAGCAATATGGAGGccgtggaggtggtggtggtggtggtggaggaggaggaggaggaggaaggggcagGGGCCGTGGAG GTCAGGGCCAGAATTGGAACCAAGGTGGCGGATACAACAACTACTGGAACCAGGGCTATGGTAACCAGGGCTACGGCTACGGTGGACAGCAAGGCTACGGCGGATATGGAGGCTACGGCAACTACGACTACTCCGCTGGATACTATGGCTATGGGGGTGGCTACGACTACA ACCAGGGCAATGCAGGCTATGGGAAAACTCCAAGACGTGGAGGCCACCAGAGTAGCTACAAGCCATACTGA